The Yersinia entomophaga nucleotide sequence GCATCACGTTGATCGCCAGCGGTTGCTCGGTCAGGCCGCATTGCGTCAGCCAGTCCTCTGGCAGAGACAGATTGCCGTTATCCCGTATCTAGTTCACGCAGCCACAGCCAGCCAGAACCCGGTTTAAAATTCGCCGGCCAGCTTCTGGATGAAGAATCGGGGCTGCACTACAACCGCTTCCGCTACTACGACCCGCAGGCCTGCTGTTACTTAAGCCCGGACCCGATAGGGCTGGCGGGGGGATTAAACACCTATGGTTACGTTCACAATCCGCTAGGATGGATAGATCCATTAGGGCTAGCTGGATGTTCTACTCTTGATCGCATTATTGCCGATGCTAATAAGGTTGCGTCACCTGGAGGGCATATAACTCCAAAGCAAGCAGAAATATTAAAAGGTAATTTACCAGTAGTTCAAAGACGTAGTGCTTTCCAAAATAGGTTGTCACGTAAAGAATTTGTGAGAGATCAAAAATATCTTATGAGTCAATGGGAAGCGAATACAGGAAGAGTTTGGCCTACTGGGGCAACTCCGCATCATATAATTCCATTGGAAAGTGGGGGGGCGAATAAATGGTGGAACTTAATGCCTACACATGGAACATTACCAAACCACTCTTTACCTGGAATACCTGGCCCGCACGCAGCAGGTGGTGTGCTTCGTACTACAGTCCAACAAGGTAGGAAAGCTTTACCGCCAGGAACCATAACCGATTTGAGATTTTAATATGATTGATATTAAT carries:
- a CDS encoding SymE family type I addiction module toxin gives rise to the protein MRDNGNLSLPEDWLTQCGLTEQPLAINVMPGKVVIQVQQDNVLA